AACCAAATAAAGATCACTAGAACCAAGGAAGATGCCGCCTTAGAAAAGGCTGCGTTTTTGTCCACTTTTTGCGCGACAAAAAGTGGAAAAGTTAATTTCTAAAAATTATTTTGGACAGATGTGGTTTCACAAAGAATTTAAAAATGATTTAATTGATTGAAAACATGAATGTTTTTCAGTCCTGTCTGTATCTACTAATTTACAAATAAAAAACAAAGTAAATAGACCGTTTTTACATAATTTGGGATTATACAAAACAGCATAATTATTGTTGAGAAAATTAAAGTGAATGATTGATTGCCGCATTAAATTTTTGTTGGTTTCACTGAGAATTTCGATTTAAATCTTATCTGCATTCTCAAGATAAATCAACCTCACCAACACCCTGCCCACCATGTCCAGGGTATTCGGGTCAATGGCGTTCATATTGTCTTTTTGCGTATGCCAGTGGTGCACAAATCCGGTTTTACTACCTAAAGGTCTGTTGATAATATTGATCATCGGGATTTTTGCGATTTGGTTGACAAAAATATGATCATCGATGATGGGATCTCCAGGAGTTTTTACAAATGATTTGTCATATCCCATTTCTTTGGCGAGTCCCCATACTTTATCCATGACCCTTGGAGCCAATTGCCTGCTGTAGTACTCCTGACTAAAATGTGGATCCTTACCGCCCACCATGTCTAATAAAATACCGTAATCAGCATTGTAACCGGCTTGGTGCTTGTTCTTCGACCAATGCTGACTGCCGAGACACCAACTTTCGATGGCCCCTCCATTGCTGCCATAATCTTCACAATCAAAAAGGATAATATCAATACCCAACTTTGACAAGGATTCTTGTTGGATTAACCTGGATATCTCCAGCAAAACTCCAACTCCACTGGCGCCATCATCTGCGCCATCTACGGGTTTTTGTTTAAGAGTGCTGTCGATTTCCTGATCTGAAATAGGTCTTGAATCCCAATGGGCAGCGAGGATTATCCGGTGCTTGGCGGAGGGATTGTGGCTGGCAATTATATTTGTTCCCTTTAGGAGGGTGCCATCAAATGCATTGGCTTCAAAATCCTGTGCAATTACATCCGCACCTTGATTTTTTAATTCACCAATCAACCATTCCCTGCATTTTTGATGGGATTCCGTATTGGGTACCCGAGGTCCAAACTCCACCTGCTTTCTGACAAATCCGAATGCACTTGTTTTGTC
This window of the Saprospiraceae bacterium genome carries:
- a CDS encoding M28 family peptidase, whose amino-acid sequence is MKIKQDKMKTQPVVILLLIFIGINQMACKKTSANEPDFDKTSAFGFVRKQVEFGPRVPNTESHQKCREWLIGELKNQGADVIAQDFEANAFDGTLLKGTNIIASHNPSAKHRIILAAHWDSRPISDQEIDSTLKQKPVDGADDGASGVGVLLEISRLIQQESLSKLGIDIILFDCEDYGSNGGAIESWCLGSQHWSKNKHQAGYNADYGILLDMVGGKDPHFSQEYYSRQLAPRVMDKVWGLAKEMGYDKSFVKTPGDPIIDDHIFVNQIAKIPMINIINRPLGSKTGFVHHWHTQKDNMNAIDPNTLDMVGRVLVRLIYLENADKI